In Leptospira wolffii serovar Khorat str. Khorat-H2, the DNA window ACTCTGCATCCCTTACCCTCATAAAATGCGATCCCCCATCCGTCTTTATGCGGCCCGGTTTTTCCTCCTCTTTGGGCAAGACCGGTAAAGCTAAAGCAGATGTCTGTAGGAACATTTGCGCTCATTCCGAGCAATTCACACATATCTTTTCCTCTGTTATAATGAAATAATTATCACTAAAGTGAATTTCACTTGTCCAGGACTTTTTTCCTTAGGCGGAAAGACGTAATCCTTGCCGAATTCTCGCTCCAGGACCAATTTGATCGGGTGATTCTTCATATCGACACGGAAACCGGCTGGAGAGGAGGAGAAAGGCAGCTTTTTCTTCTGGCAGAAGGTTTAAAAAAACGCAAAATTTCTCAACTCATACTTTGCCGTCCTGGTTCCGCTTTGGAATCGCGCTGCCAAGAAGTAGGACTTCCTACAGTTACTCTCCCTTTAAAAGGAGAATGGGACTTCGGCTCCGTAAAAGCGCTCCGGCAACTGATCGCCGAAAAAGGGATCCGTCTTATTCATGCGCATACCGCAAAGGCGCATTCCATCGCCTGGATGGCCAAAGATAAACTGCCGGATGTTAAGCTCGTCGTTTCCAGAAGAGTGGACTTTAAGATCAGAAAGAACTGGTTCAGCAAAAGAAAATACGTTTCGGATCGTGTGGATCTTTTTCTCTCCGTTTCGAATAAGATCCGAGAGATACTTTTGGAGGGAGGAATCGATCCTTCCAAGGTAGTGACCGTTTATAGCGGTGTCGATCTGGCCCAGTCCAAGAAGCAACCGGATCCGTCCCTCTTGAGAAAGGAATTCCGGATCGAGAAGGACGAGATCGTGATCGGAAACGTGGCCGCGTTAGTCGATCATAAGGACCAAAAGACGCTATTGAACGCTCTCTCTCTGATACAGACGGATAAGAAGTTCAAGGTATTGATCGTGGGTGAAGGACCCCTTAGGAAAGAGTTGGAAGGAATCGCATCCGAAAGAAAGCTTTTGGATAAGGTGATTTTTACGGGGTTCCGGGACGATATTCCGGAGCTACTTTCCCTATTCGATATCTTCACTCTGACTTCCAAGGAGGAAGGACTCGGGACCTCCGTATTGGATGCGATGGCTACGGGATTGCCCGTCGTCGCTACCAGGGGGGGAGGCATCGCCGAAATGCTGACCGAAGGAAAGGGGGCTTTTCTTGCGTCCGTGGGAGATTCGGCCTCTCTCGCAAAACATTATAAAATTCTATTAGAAGATCCTAAATTAAGAAAGTCTATGGGAACCTTTAACAAGGAATCAGTGAAGAGATTCTCCGTGAAGAATACAATTAAGAAGACGGAATTGGCGTACTACAGTCTTTTGGGAGAGGAATTGTATTCTTCTTCGAAGAATAAACCGGGAGCCGCAGCATGAAGAAGTTACTCATTATCGACGGACACGCGTTCGCGTTTCGGGCCTATTATGCCTTTGCCGCCTCCAATTTGAAGAATTCCAAAACCGGGCAGCCTAGCGGCGCGGTTTTCGGATTTTTCCGGATGCTATTCAAACTATTGGAAGATTATACTCCCACTCACGTCGCCATGACTTTCGATCCGGGAGGACCCTTGGAGAGAGGGGGGCTATTCTCCGCATATAAAGCGAACCGAAAACCCATGCCTGAGGACCTACGTCCTCAATTGCATGAAATCATGGACACCCTTAAGGTTTTGGGCTTCAAGATACTGAAAATGGACGGACATGAGGCCGACGATATCATCGGAACCTTAACCGAGACCTATAAATCCAAGGCGAAGGAAGTCCTAATATTCTCCGGAGACAAAGACT includes these proteins:
- a CDS encoding glycosyltransferase, producing the protein MILHIDTETGWRGGERQLFLLAEGLKKRKISQLILCRPGSALESRCQEVGLPTVTLPLKGEWDFGSVKALRQLIAEKGIRLIHAHTAKAHSIAWMAKDKLPDVKLVVSRRVDFKIRKNWFSKRKYVSDRVDLFLSVSNKIREILLEGGIDPSKVVTVYSGVDLAQSKKQPDPSLLRKEFRIEKDEIVIGNVAALVDHKDQKTLLNALSLIQTDKKFKVLIVGEGPLRKELEGIASERKLLDKVIFTGFRDDIPELLSLFDIFTLTSKEEGLGTSVLDAMATGLPVVATRGGGIAEMLTEGKGAFLASVGDSASLAKHYKILLEDPKLRKSMGTFNKESVKRFSVKNTIKKTELAYYSLLGEELYSSSKNKPGAAA